In a single window of the Littorina saxatilis isolate snail1 linkage group LG3, US_GU_Lsax_2.0, whole genome shotgun sequence genome:
- the LOC138961585 gene encoding uncharacterized protein isoform X1, whose amino-acid sequence MVASKKGADWFLGDECVRMPGGWVQRCLLISLHVCGGVAASGALATALLQSHLDCLPPVTDVFGDPLSASDSLARACEVLTYSSGMICGLNLLMAVTLNCCWGSRFCSFMHQVMTLLMCLVSTGNGTALTVDFILWCDSLQNHVSDHSGCKSAAKTYDNTHDSSNMTDYFNKMEMQQACQWAVVPFTLCAVIVYSVVMNTQTQSQNGRPHAQRGRYYLFREDESAPLVRETQMGGSHHQNGGCSDVAPRREATPSNLVPVDMV is encoded by the exons ATGGTGGCTTCAAAGAAAGGTGCTGATTGGTTCCTGGGAGATG AGTGTGTCAGGATGCCGGGTGGCTGGGTGCAGCGCTGTCTGCTGATTAGTCTTCACGTGTGTGGCGGGGTGGCGGCCAGTGGAGCCTTGGCTACCGCGCTCTTACAGTCCCATCTCGACTGTCTGCCGCCCGTCACTGATGTCTTTGGGGACCCCCTGTCTgcg AGCGACTCCTTGGCACGTGCGTGTGAAGTGTTGACGTACAGCAGTGGCATGATATGTGGCCTCAACCTGCTGATGGCTGTCACTCTCAACTGCTGCTGGGGCTCACGCTT CTGTAGCTTTATGCACCAAGTGATGACCCTGCTGATGTGCCTGGTGTCCACGGGGAACGGGACAGCCCTGACTGTGGACTTCATCCTGTGGTGCGACTCCCTGCAGAACCACGTGTCCGACCATAGCGG GTGTAAGAGTGCTGCCAAAACGTACGACAACACACACGACAGCTCAAACATGACGGACTACTTCAATAAAATGGAAATGCAGCAG GCGTGCCAGTGGGCAGTGGTGCCCTTCACGCTGTGTGCAGTCATTGTGTACTCTGTGGTCATGAACACCCAGACTCAGTCCCAAAATGGCCGCCCCCATGCTCAGAGGGGACGCTACTACCTCTTCCGCGAGGACGAGTCAGCTCCCCTTGTCCGGGAAACGCAGATGGGAGGCTCGCATCATCAAAATGGTGGTTGCAGTGATGTGGCCCCGCGGAGAGAAGCAACACCATCCAATTTGGTTCCAGTTGACATGGTTTGA
- the LOC138961585 gene encoding uncharacterized protein isoform X2, with amino-acid sequence MPGGWVQRCLLISLHVCGGVAASGALATALLQSHLDCLPPVTDVFGDPLSASDSLARACEVLTYSSGMICGLNLLMAVTLNCCWGSRFCSFMHQVMTLLMCLVSTGNGTALTVDFILWCDSLQNHVSDHSGCKSAAKTYDNTHDSSNMTDYFNKMEMQQACQWAVVPFTLCAVIVYSVVMNTQTQSQNGRPHAQRGRYYLFREDESAPLVRETQMGGSHHQNGGCSDVAPRREATPSNLVPVDMV; translated from the exons ATGCCGGGTGGCTGGGTGCAGCGCTGTCTGCTGATTAGTCTTCACGTGTGTGGCGGGGTGGCGGCCAGTGGAGCCTTGGCTACCGCGCTCTTACAGTCCCATCTCGACTGTCTGCCGCCCGTCACTGATGTCTTTGGGGACCCCCTGTCTgcg AGCGACTCCTTGGCACGTGCGTGTGAAGTGTTGACGTACAGCAGTGGCATGATATGTGGCCTCAACCTGCTGATGGCTGTCACTCTCAACTGCTGCTGGGGCTCACGCTT CTGTAGCTTTATGCACCAAGTGATGACCCTGCTGATGTGCCTGGTGTCCACGGGGAACGGGACAGCCCTGACTGTGGACTTCATCCTGTGGTGCGACTCCCTGCAGAACCACGTGTCCGACCATAGCGG GTGTAAGAGTGCTGCCAAAACGTACGACAACACACACGACAGCTCAAACATGACGGACTACTTCAATAAAATGGAAATGCAGCAG GCGTGCCAGTGGGCAGTGGTGCCCTTCACGCTGTGTGCAGTCATTGTGTACTCTGTGGTCATGAACACCCAGACTCAGTCCCAAAATGGCCGCCCCCATGCTCAGAGGGGACGCTACTACCTCTTCCGCGAGGACGAGTCAGCTCCCCTTGTCCGGGAAACGCAGATGGGAGGCTCGCATCATCAAAATGGTGGTTGCAGTGATGTGGCCCCGCGGAGAGAAGCAACACCATCCAATTTGGTTCCAGTTGACATGGTTTGA